Proteins encoded in a region of the Anopheles aquasalis chromosome 2, idAnoAquaMG_Q_19, whole genome shotgun sequence genome:
- the LOC126573146 gene encoding histone-lysine N-methyltransferase, H3 lysine-79 specific isoform X1 encodes MATPNYKELKLQSPAGAEPFLYNWPFSIGTGHDSGIELIENVRWVCEDMPEIKSAIEEIDLSKLDTGDYDAMKNLCDRFNRAIDSVAALQKGTSLSNQRFTYPSRGLLKHIIQQVYNQAVVEPEKLNQYEPFSPEVYGETSFDLICQMIDQVDISADDVFVDLGSGVGQVVLQMAASTPVKVCFGIEKADVPSKYAEGMNTTFKLWMRWFGKKYGDYELIKGDFLADEHREKITAATIVFVNNFAFGPNVDHQLKERFADLKDGARIVSSKSFCPLNFRITDRNLSDIGTIMHVKEMSPLQGSVSWTGKPVSYYLHVIDRTKLERYFQRLKTKGTDEGSAGTGGGGGSGSHTTRASRSRKDNSHHHQKNIVNDDSTSDSDADGGPLGSRKLWAGWNSSKDGKTSASEEENNNNNSPVLRNGRIPVATKKRRKITRNKAPVKKADLAAASVAAAASAGAPSMLSPPASTVVAMAGVSAMVGGKKRGRVKKGRQRRPLNIAGLDLLHNETLLSTSEQAIGKRLPPAPGCVDQLLTSLAGDMQHNELDIPEAPSETPYALQILLDLYKSQFMKAIEAMRKPSYKDNVQQQIEREKERNQWLLNRAGQLEKQIKVLIDDSVALLKARMNELGISTTSQNDLLCKAKEIVGRHKELQVMAAKLQNQVNMMEQEQKRLVVQHVAKLTEQQQQHPHQQYIKTEDLELTPSSSSEVVLKAIANTLAQRKKLNAQVSNLENELNLIEKLTDERKASVTLTAASSGASALAPSNMATIISVARATEVRERDPALVPQRDHLQAGADVPTSGKISDNYPISRAIPASVAAPLPSVTITNSTNSQNVKQNAGNSRTSQRKSREHRTRSQEWPEIPDIGKIEENNPEILAQKILETGRQIEAGKLLAAGKNAMKERGEAGGGGGKHLPSSALPTAAPATSAASAPVLPPPASSMAHATTSSISSHQQYGNHHYPHHPDAALMPAPASTASINKAHHHRSSSGGPPVGAIAPQAPASGGSLPKCYLPGSNERHATESGSGSGRGNGKIHDSHKVVNFEDRLKSIITSVLQGSPKTNTTGTTTQQSTTPASGSGSQLPPQRGEVLQHRGSGGHQPLKVDQHSSPTKTGSGVYGGPPGQSKTTTVYLHSSPGGSNSHHQPPSVVTGPNGSQMMVVPHDMSARAISGGRDPSPTASSAQHLLQHHAPQQMHPHHPPSSPVTHPHAMHHQHQMQHHQSQQGMLNVITSGQHQLNPNAAIMTSSSPVPTSPYKMHSAGPAVSAGSMSALNKISPSSSSSASKYYSKGGAVAGGPPMHPMSHHSPGSSVVSTHQQILQQQERERERERAQLLYASHAAAGGIIAPSESVHPHHHLLHHHHRGQAQVIGDGGKMEFKAPDNFRYDSRSNPPPPIDAMGPSSGLQSHSRSSSTNSLDSLPLDYGVASANASGSGTSGRYSAGTVQQQPIPLVTHSPGQQQLQHSGGNNSRPGSTSSQPDYTQVSPAKMALRRHLSQEKLTHPPASGSQAAGTQQHGGVGTVKTIGDLVNGEIERTLEISNQSIINAAINMSAQQQPSPASAAGTSASTTSTNAAHTVINTNVQRPERVGIRLLEDGGAAVGPPSAYSPISRPGSVGEASKSPIHMQHQQHGRENLAQAGTGYSAKINSKAGVPVPGATNLVSSATISPRGTAQYSSAAAGASSGGGAPGDRMGTGVVYQQQGSGGPRHEPSIPYMALPRADMKPYLESYFNEAHNKRQQQLQQQQQQQQHHHHLQHPVQSPSPSSLPSSSIGLSHHNQHGMGPGSAMVHRGGQPVDLHRGSSAAQEPGMMQRSRDMLLMDEARMDRLNGGPPLEGLAASLQARVIATLKIKEEDEERHRRDLGTHHGTSVNLSNSSGSSSSHNNSNIHGGSLQIVQTAHIKSEKYASSSSSSSSSSSSSSMALKRTSPIVEHPAGTRPPKMMYTSSQAGVVADCSDTMLMNNPDLLHVARSSSGAAAATTGAIVGGRGGGLVVVPPLVMSPEINSLSAVVDDGRHHHHHHQLHHHQLHMRHHQHSRNDVDDDVVGDDESSWHDRVSSGFDRLVAFASTELDKTRRSNEDAPASSASCTTSPDSGINQSDHSRTFLSSSSSSSQLDVPPSSSSTGSTASSSSSNGSSVGSGSMISSLAGSVVGGGVGSGPGIGGPGSLMMKHMVVPLIKSSPAEPVDSPPLSDVGLPRTPSPSSSPPLLFGHSAATVVGGSTAVVQPSLLHPGNGGSSGANMANSSNSLGIPLKYQRQSKSSSSTSSTKHYKKKFRERNWEEYEESLSGGRNSAISGGDVAMDHTDFVDSRTVVNSSPHNLSTDAGGPAHAATSASASIASTETAVSNNDHHHHPHHQQQLPPQSSQSHHHKHKSAKFRPKGKDWNWDDEHSNASSSSTTSTRGAGGGGGARSGNPTTAT; translated from the exons ATGGCAACACCCAACTATAAGGAGCTGAAACTGCAATCGCCGGCCGGTGCCGAACCGTTCCTCTATAACTGGCCGTTTTCGATCGGCACAGGACACGATTCTGGCATCGAGCTGATCGAAAATGTGCGCTGGGTGTGCGAGGATATGCCTGAGATCAAATCGGCGATCGAGGAGATCGATCTCAGTAAGCTCGACACTGGCGACTACGATGCGATGAAGAACCTCTGTGATCGGTTCAATCGAGCAATTGACAGTGTGGCCGCCCTG caaaaaggcACTTCACTATCGAACCAGAGGTTTACCTATCCATCCCGGGGGCTGCTGAAGCACATTATACAACAGGTGTACAATCAGGCTGTTGTGGAACCGGAGAAGCTGAATCAGTACGAGCCCTTCTCACCGGAGGTGTACGGTGAAACGTCGTTTGATCTGATCTGCCAGATGATCGATCAGGTGGACATCAGTGCGGACGATGTGTTTGTCGATTTGGGTTCCGGCGTTGGTCAGGTGGTGCTGCAGATGGCAGCTTCGACACCGGTAAAGGTGTGCTTCGGCATCGAGAAGGCGGATGTCCCGTCGAAGTACGCCGAAGGTATGAACACGACATTCAAGCTGTGGATGCGATGGTTCGGCAAAAAATATGGCGATTATGAGCTGATCAAGGGCGACTTTTTGGCTGATGAACATCGGGAGAAAATCACGGCAGCGACGATTGTGTTTGTGAACAACTTTGCCTTCGGTCCGAACGTCGACCATCAGTTGAAGGAGCGGTTCGCAGATCTAAAGGATGGAGCCCGTATCGTATCGTCGAAAAGCTTCTGCCCGTTGAACTTTCGCATCACGGATCGCAATCTGAGCGATATCGGTACGATAATGCACGTTAAGGAGATGTCACCGTTGCAAGGATCAGTCTCCTGGACGGGGAAGCCTGTCTCGTACTATCTGCACGTGATCGATCGCACCAAGCTGGAACGGTACTTTCAGCGGCTTAAAACCAAGGGAACGGATGAGGGTAGTGCCGGCacgggtggaggtggaggcagTGGATCACACACAACGCGAGCCTCTCGCTCGCGCAAGGATAacagtcaccatcatcagaaGAATATCGTGAATGACGATAGCACATCGGACAGTGATGCCGACGGTGGTCCGTTGGGTTCGCGCAAACTGTGGGCCGGTTGGAATAGCAGTAAGGATGGTAAGACGAGTGCGTCGGAAGaggagaacaacaacaacaattcgcCGGTTCTGCGTAACGGTCGCATACCGGTAGCaacaaagaaacgaagaaagatTACGCGAAACAAGGCGCCAGTAAAGAAAGCAGATCTCGCCGCAGCCAGCGTTGCAGCCGCCGCTTCGGCTGGTGCGCCATCGATGCTGTCTCCTCCGGCCAGCACGGTAGTAGCCATGGCAGGGGTGTcagcgatggttggtggtaaAAAGCGAGGACGCGTCAAGAAAGGTCGGCAGCGTAGACCGCTCAATATTGCTGGGCTGGATCTGCTCCACAACGAAACACTGCTCAGTACCTCGGAGCAAGCGATCGGCAAACGACTACCTCCGGCGCCCGGCTGTGTTGATCAGCTGCTAACTTCACTGGCTGGTGATATGCAGCATAATGAGCTCGACATTCCGGAGGCACCTTCGGAAACACCGTACGCGCTGCAGATTCTCCTGGACCTGTACAA ATCTCAGTTTATGAAGGCGATCGAAGCAATGCGTAAACCGTCGTACAAGGACAACGTTCAGCAACAGATTGAACGCGAGAAGGAGCGCAATCAGTGGCTCTTGAACCGAGCAGGGCAGTTAGAGAAGCAGATCAAGGTGCTAATCGATGATAGTGTAGCACTTCTCAAGGCGCGCATGAATGAGTTGGGCATTAGCACGACGAGCCAGAATGATCTGCTGTGCAAGGCGAAGGAGATAGTGGGACGACACAAGGAGTTGCAGGTGATGGCAGCCAAGCTGCAGAACCAGGTGAACATGATGGAGCAAGAACAGAAGCGATTGGTAGTCCAACACGTGGCGAAActgaccgagcagcagcagcagcatccacaccAGCAGTATATCAAAACGGAAGATCTTGAGCTAACGCCATCGAGCTCTAGCGAGGTGGTGCTGAAGGCAATCGCCAACACTCTTGCCCAGCGCAAGAAGCTCAATGCCCAAGTCTCGAATCTGGAGAATGAGTTGAAtctgattgaaaaattaactGACGAACGAAAGGCGTCGGTTACTTTGACGGCCGCATCTAGCGGGGCTTCGGCATTGGCTCCGTCAAACATGGCCACGATTATCTCCGTCGCTCGAGCGACAGAAGTACGCGAACGGGACCCGGCACTTGTTCCACAGAGAGATCATTTACAAGCGGGCGCGGATGTTCCAACCAGCGGAAAGATAAGTGACAACTATCCAATATCACGTGCCATCCCAGCTTCCGTGGCTGCTCCGCTACCATCGGTGACCATAACTAACAGCACAAACAGCCAGAATGTGAAACAGAATGCGGGTAACTCGCGTACCTCGCAGCGAAAATCACGCGAACACCGTACGCGTTCGCAAGAATGGCCCGAAATTCCGGACATTGGGAAAATTGAGGAGAACAATCCAGAGATTTTAGCTCAGAAAATCTTGGAAACGGGGCGACAAATCGAAGCCGGAAAGTTACTAGCAGCTGGAAAGAATGCAATGAAGGAACGAGGAGaagctggtggcggcggcggcaaacATTTGCCGTCCTCGGCGTTACCAACGGCTGCTCCAGCGACGTCGGCCGCCTCTGCACCAGTTCTtcctccaccagcatcatccatGGCACATGCTACGACGAGTAGTATATCTTCTCATCAGCAGTATGGTAACCACCATTACCCACATCATCCGGATGCAGCCCTTATGCCAGCACCGGCATCTACCGCTTCGATTAACaaagcacatcatcatcggagctCCAGTGGAGGGCCTCCGGTGGGAGCCATCGCACCACAAGCGCCTGCCAGTGGTGGATCTCTACCGAAATGCTATTTGCCCGGATCCAATGAGCGTCACGCGACAGAAAGTGGGAGTGGTAGTGGACGAGGAAACGGGAAGATACACGATTCACATAAAGTGGTCAATTTCGAGGACCGGCTGAAAAGCATTATTACTTCAGTGCTTCAGGGATCTCCGAAAACAAACACTACAGGGACGACGACCCAGCAATCAACAACGCCTGCAAGCGGAAGTGGTTCACAATTACCGCCTCAACGTGGGGAAGTATTGCAACATCGTGGTAGCGGTGGTCACCAACCCCTGAAGGTGGATCAGCATAGTTCACCAACGAAGACCGGTTCGGGAGTTTATGGAGGTCCTCCAGGGCAGAGCAAAACCACCACTGTTTACCTACACTCTTCACCTGGTGGCTCGAACAGccatcaccagccaccatcggTAGTAACGGGACCGAATGGATCGCAGATGATGGTAGTTCCTCACGATATGTCTGCACGGGCGATTTCCGGTGGAAGAGATCCAAGTCCAACGGCCTCTTCAGCGCAACATCTTCTGCAGCATCATGCGCCGCAGCAAATGCATCCGCATCATCCGCCCTCTTCTCCTGTTACTCATCCTCATGCcatgcatcatcagcatcaaatgCAACACCATCAGTCGCAACAAGGAATGCTGAATGTCATTACGAGCGGTCAGCATCAGCTCAATCCAAACGCTGCTATCATGACATCCTCCTCGCCAGTGCCAACTTCACCGTACAAGATGCATTCCGCTGGACCGGCGGTATCCGCTGGTTCCATGAGCGCATTGAACAAAATCTCTCCGAGTTCCTCGTCGTCCGCGTCAAAGTACTACTCGAAAGGTGGAGCTGTTGCAGGAGGTCCCCCGATGCATCCGATGAGCCATCACTCGCCGGGTTCTTCAGTCGTTAGCACGCATCAGCAGATCCTTCAGCAACAGGAACGTGAGCGAGAAAGGGAACGTGCACAACTTCTCTACGCAAGTCATGCTGCAGCCGGCGGGATTATCGCACCTTCCGAATCCGtacatccgcatcatcatctgcttcatcatcatcatcgcggtcAAGCGCAGGtgattggtgatggtggtaaaaTGGAGTTTAAGGCTCCTGACAACTTTCGCTATGATTCACGAAGCAACCccccaccaccgatcgatgcaaTGGGACCTTCTTCCGGACTGCAGAGTCACTCTCGCAGCTCGTCCACGAATTCGCTGGATAGTCTACCGCTGGACTATGGGGTAGCTAGTGCGAATGCTTCGGGCAGCGGTACCAGTGGCCGTTATAGTGCCGGCACagtgcaacaacaaccaattCCCCTTGTCACCCATTCACCgggacagcagcagttgcagcacaGCGGAGGAAACAACTCGCGACCCGGTTCAACCTCTTCGCAACCCGATTACACGCAGGTTTCGCCCGCTAAGATGGcgcttcgtcgtcatctttcACAGGAGAAACTTACGCATCCACCAGCCTCCGGCAGTCAAGCGGCTGGAACGCAACAGCACGGTGGTGTCGGCACAGTCAAGACGATCGGTGATCTGGTGAATGGCGAAATTGAGCGAACTCTGGAAATATCCAATCAATCGATTATTAACGCTGCCATAAATATGTCTGCCCAGCAACAACCGAGTCCGGCAAGTGCAGCAGGCACTTCAGCATCAACAACCAGCACGAATGCAGCCCATACGGTCATTAATACGAATGTACAAAGACCAGAACGGGTCGGGATTCGACTACTAGAGGATGGTGGGGCGGCAGTTGGACCACCGAGTGCTTATAGCCCCATTTCGCGACCGGGCAGTGTCGGAGAGGCAAGCAAATCTCCGATACATatgcagcatcaacagcacggACGTGAAAATCTCGCACAAGCTGGTACGGGCTACAGTGCGAAAATAAATTCCAAAGCAGGAGTACCTGTTCCTGGAGCAACCAACTTAGTCTCCTCTGCGACTATCTCGCCACGTGGGACGGCGCAATATTCTTCAGCGGCCGCCGGCGCATCTTCCGGAGGAGGCGCTCCGGGTGATCGCATGGGAACTGGCGTGGTGTATCAGCAGCAAGGATCAGGAGGACCAAGACATGAACCTTCAATTCCTTACATGGCGCTTCCGCGTGCTGATATGAAACCGTACCTGGAATCGTACTTCAACGAAGCACATAACAAACGACAACAGcaactccaacagcagcagcagcagcagcagcaccatcatcacctgcaGCATCCAGTGCaatctccatcaccatcatcgttacCCTCTTCCAGTATCGGTCTGTCGCACCACAATCAACACGGGATGGGTCCGGGTTCAGCGATGGTACATCGTGGAGGGCAGCCGGTGGATCTGCACCGGGGATCTTCAGCGGCACAGGAGCCGGGTATGATGCAACGATCCCGCGATATGCTGCTAATGGACGAAGCCCGCATGGATCGGCTTAATGGGGGTCCTCCACTGGAAg GGTTGGCAGCATCGCTACAGGCGCGTGTAATAGCTACGTTGAAGATcaaggaagaggacgaggaacGTCATCGACGGGATCTCGGTACTCATCATGGTACTTCCGTAAACCTtagcaacagtagcggcagcagcagcagccacaataATAGCAATATCCACGGGGGAAGCCTTCAGATAGTACAAACCGCACACATTAAGTCTGAAA AATACgcctcatcttcatcttcgtcgtcttcatcgtcgtcctcatcgtcgatGGCACTGAAGCGTACCTCGCCGATCGTAGAACATCCGGCTGGTACTCGGCCTCCAAAGATGATGTATACATCCTCACAGGCCGGTGTCGTCGCCGATTGTTCCGATACGATGCTCATGAACAATCCGGATTTGTTACACGTAGCACGTAGTAGTAGtggcgcagctgctgctaccacagGAGCAATAGTtggtggtcgcggtggtggCTTAGTGGTCGTACCGCCGTTGGTAATGAGTCCGGAAATCAATTCCCTGTCGGCAGTGGTCGACGATGGgcggcatcatcaccatcatcatcagttgcaccatcatcagctgcacatgcggcatcatcagcattcgCGCAATGACGTTGACG atgatgttgttggtgatgacgAATCGAGCTGGCATGACCGTGTGAGTTCTGGGTTTGATCGTTTGGTGGCATTCGCCTCGACGGAACTAGACAAGACGCGCCGTTCAAACGAGGATGCACCGGCATCGTCGGCTAGCTGCACAACATCCCCGGACAGTGGCATTAACCAGAGCGACCATAGTCGTACATTcctttcttcatcttcgtcctcATCACAATTGGATGTGCCGCCGAGCAGTTCGAGTACGGGCAGTACAgcgagtagcagtagcagcaacggtagcagTGTCGGAAGTGGAAGCATGATAAGCAGCCTAGCTGGGAgtgtcgttggtggtggtgttggaagTGGCCCTGGCATCGGGGGACCTGGAAGTTTAATGATGAAACATATGGTAGTACCGCTCATTAAATCTTCACCGGCCGAACCCGTCGATAGTCCACCGTTATCGGATGTGGGCTTGCCGAGAACGCCCAGTCCTTCGTCGAGTCCACCGTTGCTGTTCGGACACTCAGCAGCGACAGTGGTCGGAGGATCAACCGCCGTTGTTCAACCATCGTTACTGCACCCAGGCAACGGTGGTAGCAGTGGGGCAAAtatggccaacagcagcaacagtttagGCATTCCACTGAAGTACCAGCGTCAGTCGAAATCCTCTTCTTCTACGTCGTCAACGAAGCACTACAAAAAGAAGTTCCGCGAGCGCAACTGGGAAGAGTACGAGGAAAGTTTGAGTGGTGGACGCAACAGTGCCATTAGCGGTGGCGATGTCGCAATGGATCATACAGATTTCGTTGATTCCCGCACGGTTGTCAACAGCAGTCCACATAATCTGTCTACGGATGCCGGAGGTCCAGCACATGCAGCCACATCTGCCTCGGCGTCCATTGCATCCACGGAGACAGCGGTCAGCAAcaacgatcaccatcatcatcctcatcatcaacagcagctgccgcCGCAAAGCAGTCAGAgtcatcatcataaacataaatcggCCAAGTTTCGACCGAAAGGCAAAGACTGGAACTGGGATGATGAACATTCGAACGCCTCTTCCAGCTCGACCACATCGACGAGAGGTGccggaggtggaggaggagctcGATCAGGAAACCCAACCACAGCAACCTGA